In the genome of Bacillus sp. S3, one region contains:
- a CDS encoding glutamine--tRNA ligase/YqeY domain fusion protein — MENQTGNFIKDIIIKDLESGKHQEIVTRFPPEPNGYLHIGHAKSIILNFGLADEFNGKTNLRFDDTNPSKEDIEYVNSIKEDVKWLGFEWDNLYFASNYFEEMYNRAILLIEKGLAYVDDLSADEIREYRGTLTEPGKNSPYRERSIEENLDLFKRMRAGEFDNGQKVLRAKIDMSSPNINLRDPVIYRISHTSHHNTGDKWCIYPMYAFAHPLEDAIEGVTHSICTIEFEDQRPLYNWVVEKCEMANTPQQIEFGRLNVSNTVMSKRKLKQLVDEGFVDGWDDPRMPTVSGMRRKGFTPESIRAFVSETAVTKNNSTVDSQMLEHFVREDLKLKAPRTMGVINPLKVVITNYPEGQIELLDAEINPENPEMGMRKIPFSREVYIEKDDFMEDPPKKYFRLFPGNEVRLKNAYFIKCEEIIKDANGEVVELRCSYDPETKSGTGFTGRKVKGTIHWVEVTHAVPAEFRLYEPLILDETEEDADEGKTFLDHVNPNSLEVLQGFVEPNMRESRPQEKFQFFRHGYFNVDPKDTTVDKLVFNRIVSLKSSFKL; from the coding sequence GTGGAAAATCAAACAGGTAATTTTATTAAAGATATTATCATAAAAGATTTAGAATCAGGTAAGCACCAAGAAATCGTCACTCGTTTTCCTCCAGAACCAAACGGGTATTTACATATAGGACATGCAAAATCAATCATTCTAAACTTCGGATTAGCAGATGAGTTTAATGGGAAAACGAATTTGCGGTTTGACGATACCAACCCTTCAAAGGAAGATATCGAATATGTAAATTCCATCAAGGAAGACGTAAAATGGCTTGGTTTTGAATGGGATAATTTATATTTTGCCTCCAATTATTTCGAGGAAATGTACAATAGAGCCATTCTATTAATTGAAAAAGGACTGGCATATGTTGATGATCTGTCTGCTGATGAAATCCGCGAATATCGCGGCACACTGACGGAACCTGGAAAGAACAGTCCATACCGCGAGCGTTCCATTGAGGAAAACCTGGATTTATTTAAACGGATGCGCGCTGGTGAATTCGACAATGGCCAGAAAGTTCTGAGAGCCAAAATTGATATGAGCTCACCAAATATCAATTTGCGCGACCCGGTTATTTATCGGATTTCCCATACATCACATCATAACACGGGGGACAAATGGTGCATTTATCCGATGTATGCTTTCGCACACCCATTAGAAGATGCGATTGAAGGTGTTACCCATTCGATTTGTACGATCGAATTTGAGGATCAACGCCCGCTTTATAATTGGGTTGTCGAAAAGTGCGAAATGGCGAACACACCACAGCAAATTGAATTTGGCCGTTTAAACGTCTCCAATACCGTGATGAGTAAACGGAAGCTTAAACAATTGGTAGACGAAGGCTTTGTGGATGGCTGGGATGACCCGAGGATGCCAACCGTCTCCGGAATGAGAAGAAAAGGGTTTACCCCTGAGTCCATCCGTGCCTTTGTAAGCGAAACCGCTGTTACGAAAAATAATAGTACGGTTGATTCACAAATGCTTGAACACTTTGTCCGCGAGGATTTGAAATTAAAGGCACCACGGACAATGGGTGTGATTAACCCATTAAAGGTAGTCATTACGAATTACCCGGAAGGTCAAATTGAATTGCTCGATGCCGAAATCAATCCGGAGAATCCAGAAATGGGCATGCGTAAAATCCCATTTTCCCGTGAGGTTTATATCGAAAAAGATGATTTCATGGAAGATCCGCCAAAAAAATATTTCCGCTTGTTCCCAGGTAATGAGGTTCGCTTGAAGAATGCCTATTTCATTAAATGTGAAGAAATCATTAAGGATGCAAACGGCGAGGTAGTAGAACTGCGCTGCAGCTATGATCCAGAAACAAAATCCGGCACCGGCTTTACTGGCCGAAAAGTAAAAGGAACCATTCATTGGGTAGAAGTAACCCATGCCGTTCCTGCTGAATTCCGTTTATATGAACCGTTAATTTTGGACGAAACGGAAGAAGATGCTGACGAGGGAAAAACATTCCTTGATCATGTCAATCCAAACTCATTGGAAGTACTGCAGGGCTTTGTTGAACCAAACATGAGAGAAAGCAGACCACAGGAAAAGTTCCAATTCTTTAGACACGGCTACTTCAACGTCGATCCTAAGGATACAACAGTGGACAAACTAGTGTTTAACCGGATTGTTTCATTAAAAAGCTCCTTTAAACTATAA
- a CDS encoding Gfo/Idh/MocA family protein, producing the protein MLNFATVGTGWITESFIKAASLSERLRLVGVYSRTEEKAKKLADQFKAPYYYTNVEEMAKSEEFQAVYIASPNSLHFEQALTFLKNKKHVICEKPIFSNTAELQEAYQTAEENGVYLFEAIRNIHTPNFKILKEQLHLAGKLRSAILPYIQYSSRYDLFLQGEVPNIFSAKYSGGALVDLGVYPLYVAVGLFGEPKKVTYHPVLLSSGVDGSGTLVLEYEEFVCTILCSKISHSELPCEIHGEAGTFVLEDAAPISEITFIDSHKKERKRLGTAQEEQDMVYECINIAQIIETNDDQEYKQLKGWSEIVLRITEEARKQNNIVFDVEK; encoded by the coding sequence ATGCTAAATTTTGCTACAGTTGGAACAGGGTGGATTACTGAATCCTTTATAAAGGCGGCAAGCCTAAGCGAACGACTTCGTTTAGTTGGCGTTTATTCACGGACAGAGGAGAAGGCGAAGAAACTTGCCGATCAATTTAAAGCACCGTACTATTATACGAATGTGGAAGAAATGGCGAAAAGCGAAGAGTTTCAGGCTGTTTATATCGCTTCCCCTAATTCCCTCCATTTTGAACAAGCATTAACCTTTTTGAAAAATAAAAAACATGTCATCTGTGAAAAACCAATTTTTTCAAATACGGCTGAATTGCAAGAGGCATACCAAACAGCTGAAGAAAATGGAGTATATTTATTCGAAGCCATTCGCAATATTCATACACCTAATTTTAAAATTTTAAAGGAACAGCTTCATTTAGCTGGAAAGCTGAGAAGTGCGATACTTCCTTATATTCAATATTCCTCCCGATATGATTTATTTTTGCAAGGGGAGGTGCCAAATATTTTCTCTGCGAAATACTCAGGTGGAGCGCTCGTTGATTTAGGCGTGTATCCGCTGTATGTAGCAGTAGGTTTGTTTGGTGAGCCAAAGAAAGTTACCTATCATCCGGTGTTGTTAAGCAGCGGTGTGGATGGAAGCGGCACGCTTGTATTGGAGTATGAGGAATTCGTTTGTACCATTCTATGTTCAAAGATCTCCCATTCCGAACTTCCATGTGAAATCCACGGAGAAGCGGGGACATTTGTCCTTGAAGATGCAGCGCCAATTTCCGAGATCACCTTTATTGACAGCCATAAAAAGGAAAGGAAACGATTAGGTACCGCACAGGAAGAACAAGACATGGTATACGAGTGTATCAATATTGCCCAAATAATTGAAACGAACGATGATCAAGAATATAAACAGCTAAAGGGCTGGAGTGAAATAGTTCTGCGAATTACAGAAGAAGCCAGGAAGCAAAATAACATCGTTTTTGACGTAGAGAAATAA
- a CDS encoding 4Fe-4S binding protein, which produces MKSKAWYRKQLKRKPVQITRYIVQAVFLLFLLYVGLQFYQFYQHFVTDGRTPFVERPSAVEGFLPISALVALKVWLTSGDFDVIHPAGLVLLSFFVGAGILFRKSFCSWICPVGTANELIAWLGRKLFKRNFDMPHWLVWFLTPIKYVLLLFFIAMVLQMDIFSAKSFLVDPYNKVSDVKMLLLFLNIGGFTLKFIIVVFILSLFFRNFWCRFLCPYGALIGLGSIFRITKIERNEDTCTNCEMCTKVCPQRLQVHKLEKVNSLNCSACMSCVEACPVKDTLNMTVAGKKSNKWFIPVTFFVLFFVVIGIAKITGHWDTVISYQEWKELIPNARYIGH; this is translated from the coding sequence ATGAAGTCAAAAGCATGGTATCGAAAACAGTTGAAACGTAAGCCCGTACAAATTACAAGATATATCGTCCAGGCTGTGTTTCTGTTGTTTTTACTATATGTGGGCCTGCAGTTTTATCAGTTTTATCAGCATTTTGTAACCGATGGAAGAACCCCCTTTGTCGAACGGCCATCCGCTGTTGAGGGGTTTTTGCCAATCAGTGCCTTGGTTGCTTTGAAGGTTTGGCTGACAAGTGGAGATTTTGATGTGATTCATCCAGCAGGGCTTGTGCTGCTCTCATTTTTTGTTGGGGCCGGAATTCTTTTTCGTAAATCCTTTTGCAGTTGGATTTGCCCTGTTGGAACGGCAAACGAACTAATTGCCTGGCTTGGCAGGAAGTTGTTTAAAAGAAACTTTGACATGCCCCACTGGCTTGTTTGGTTTTTAACACCGATCAAATATGTCTTACTTTTATTCTTTATCGCAATGGTTCTTCAAATGGATATCTTTAGTGCAAAAAGCTTTCTCGTGGATCCTTATAATAAAGTTTCTGACGTGAAAATGTTATTACTATTCTTAAATATTGGCGGCTTTACATTAAAGTTTATAATTGTCGTCTTTATTCTGTCATTATTCTTCAGAAATTTTTGGTGCCGCTTCTTATGCCCGTATGGTGCCTTGATTGGTCTAGGTTCTATCTTTAGAATCACCAAAATTGAGCGAAATGAAGACACCTGTACAAACTGCGAAATGTGTACAAAGGTTTGTCCGCAAAGATTGCAGGTTCATAAGCTTGAAAAGGTGAACTCACTGAATTGCTCCGCCTGCATGTCTTGTGTGGAAGCCTGTCCGGTTAAGGATACTTTGAACATGACGGTTGCGGGTAAAAAGTCCAATAAATGGTTCATTCCAGTTACCTTCTTTGTTCTGTTCTTCGTGGTAATTGGAATCGCCAAAATAACGGGTCACTGGGACACCGTTATTTCCTATCAGGAGTGGAAAGAATTGATTCCAAATGCCCGTTATATCGGTCATTAA
- a CDS encoding SCP2 sterol-binding domain-containing protein, which translates to MINEYSLPELMERIEEIFNENPAPIKGFNGIVQYDVHGEETGTYQHYFQEGKLTIKEGVETTPDVTMALSYDNFKKFVLGKQSGAVALLTGKVKAKGDISKGMKIETILRKYNIKEPF; encoded by the coding sequence GTGATTAATGAGTATTCATTACCTGAACTAATGGAAAGAATTGAAGAAATCTTTAATGAAAATCCGGCACCAATTAAGGGCTTTAACGGAATTGTTCAGTATGATGTTCACGGTGAAGAGACAGGGACCTACCAGCATTATTTTCAGGAGGGTAAACTGACAATTAAGGAGGGCGTGGAAACTACCCCTGATGTAACGATGGCCTTATCCTATGATAATTTCAAAAAATTCGTCTTAGGAAAACAAAGTGGTGCCGTTGCATTATTAACAGGGAAGGTAAAGGCCAAAGGTGATATTAGCAAAGGAATGAAAATAGAAACCATTCTTCGGAAATACAATATTAAGGAACCATTTTAA
- a CDS encoding WG repeat-containing protein yields MAERDSDWIYWILDAFEARAVYLFPAPLKEIGGIKWGYMNEKGKFVLPPIYSIAGDFQDNGLAIVRLMDKAGIIDDTGYFIVKPKYDTIEPFSEGRAVVNDQHGFKVIDESGKEITEKAYTVIFPEYKEGRLIVEETADDGQYLHGYLNKRGKVVIPIIYQSASEFTEGKAIVKTKNGPYELIDLTGKVLQSYPFAFVDQYGQDLLVYKKKDDGKLGYIDEHGKTVIEPRFSSAESFIDDRAIVSVADKNIVHYGLIDRKGNFIIKPKYTSIQNLGDNRFAIGKDLAPELPCIRSIYALADSEGHILTGFIFYEMNHFQDGLASVSDDQYTFFIDKNGKRMEHLPMVSGSGWLSFEKTLIKCDVDQRLQYFNRNGDLVWKQETTIRLNDHFSVVEYKYRPNREYVVYYPQIQGMTKSENVNQALKVMAGVKPVPAHQKLVSNYTGDYDITLYKKNLLVIEITGYDYTFCAAHGMPVKKYAHINLLNGSMYQLKDLFKPGSPYVKVISDSIRDQMKSNDEFSYLFPDEYHGIKADQLFFISESGLNIYFNPYEIAAFAAGFPTFTISFDELKEIIDRSGEFWQSFH; encoded by the coding sequence ATGGCGGAACGTGATAGTGATTGGATCTATTGGATTTTAGATGCGTTCGAAGCAAGAGCGGTTTATCTTTTCCCCGCTCCATTAAAAGAAATTGGCGGTATCAAGTGGGGATATATGAATGAGAAAGGGAAGTTTGTTCTGCCGCCAATTTATTCCATAGCCGGAGATTTTCAGGACAATGGCCTGGCTATTGTAAGACTGATGGATAAAGCGGGCATCATTGATGACACGGGTTATTTTATTGTGAAACCGAAATATGACACAATTGAACCGTTTTCAGAAGGCCGGGCAGTCGTCAATGACCAGCATGGGTTCAAGGTCATTGATGAAAGCGGTAAGGAAATTACTGAAAAAGCCTATACTGTCATTTTTCCGGAGTATAAGGAAGGGCGTTTGATAGTAGAAGAAACAGCAGACGATGGACAGTACCTGCATGGATATTTGAATAAGAGAGGGAAAGTGGTCATTCCGATTATCTATCAATCTGCCAGCGAATTTACGGAAGGGAAAGCCATTGTAAAAACAAAGAATGGACCCTATGAACTCATTGATCTTACTGGAAAGGTATTACAATCGTATCCTTTTGCTTTTGTCGATCAGTATGGTCAAGACCTGCTTGTATATAAAAAGAAGGATGATGGGAAACTTGGATATATTGATGAACATGGCAAAACCGTTATTGAACCCCGGTTCTCAAGTGCAGAGTCATTTATAGACGACAGGGCTATTGTTAGTGTGGCAGATAAAAATATCGTCCATTATGGCTTAATTGATAGAAAAGGGAATTTTATCATAAAACCCAAATATACCAGTATTCAAAATCTTGGTGATAATCGGTTTGCGATTGGAAAAGATTTGGCCCCCGAGCTGCCATGTATAAGGTCCATTTATGCTTTAGCTGATTCCGAGGGTCATATTCTAACGGGATTTATTTTTTATGAAATGAACCATTTTCAAGATGGGCTGGCGTCAGTCTCTGATGATCAGTATACCTTTTTTATTGATAAGAATGGGAAGCGGATGGAACATCTTCCGATGGTCAGCGGAAGCGGTTGGCTGAGCTTTGAGAAAACGCTAATCAAGTGTGATGTTGATCAGCGCCTACAGTATTTTAATCGAAATGGTGATTTGGTCTGGAAGCAAGAGACCACTATCCGATTAAATGATCACTTTTCTGTGGTCGAGTATAAATACAGGCCGAATAGAGAATATGTCGTCTATTATCCACAGATTCAGGGCATGACAAAGTCAGAAAATGTGAATCAGGCATTAAAGGTAATGGCGGGTGTTAAACCTGTACCAGCTCATCAGAAGTTGGTGTCGAATTATACCGGGGATTATGACATTACTTTATACAAGAAAAACTTGCTCGTGATTGAAATTACAGGCTACGACTACACATTTTGTGCGGCCCATGGGATGCCTGTTAAAAAATATGCTCATATTAATCTTTTGAATGGATCAATGTATCAGCTAAAGGATCTGTTTAAACCCGGAAGCCCCTACGTAAAGGTGATAAGTGATAGTATACGGGATCAAATGAAAAGTAATGACGAATTTTCTTATCTTTTTCCTGATGAGTACCACGGAATTAAGGCAGATCAATTGTTTTTTATTAGTGAGAGCGGCCTTAATATTTATTTTAATCCCTATGAAATTGCCGCTTTTGCGGCAGGATTCCCAACCTTTACAATCTCTTTTGATGAACTAAAAGAAATCATTGATCGAAGTGGTGAATTTTGGCAATCTTTTCACTGA
- the kynB gene encoding arylformamidase, with amino-acid sequence MRIFDVSRRMENGMPVWPGDTAFQYEISWPMEESESVNVGSLTLSTHTGTHVDAPFHFDQDGKRIIELDLSLYIGPARVIDMIGKESIGPADLNDIDLAGCKRVLFRTLAWVNPSKFPEKIPHIEPDLAPFLASKGVKLVGLDVPSVDPIDSKELPAHHSLNKNGIHILESLTLDNIKPGDYELIALPLPLVEGDGSPVRAILRQW; translated from the coding sequence ATGAGGATTTTTGATGTTTCAAGGAGGATGGAAAACGGCATGCCGGTCTGGCCGGGAGATACTGCTTTTCAGTACGAGATATCGTGGCCAATGGAGGAAAGTGAATCTGTAAATGTCGGCAGTCTAACATTAAGTACGCACACGGGAACACATGTGGACGCCCCTTTTCATTTCGATCAAGACGGCAAACGAATCATTGAACTGGATTTAAGCCTTTATATTGGCCCTGCTAGAGTAATAGATATGATTGGAAAAGAAAGTATTGGTCCCGCTGATTTGAACGATATTGACTTGGCTGGCTGTAAAAGAGTGTTATTTCGGACGTTGGCATGGGTAAATCCAAGCAAGTTTCCCGAGAAAATCCCACATATTGAACCGGACCTTGCTCCGTTTTTAGCTAGTAAGGGAGTTAAACTGGTGGGATTGGATGTCCCTTCCGTGGACCCAATCGACAGCAAAGAGCTGCCGGCCCATCACAGCTTGAATAAAAACGGAATACACATACTAGAGTCACTCACACTAGACAACATCAAACCCGGCGACTACGAACTAATCGCCCTCCCCCTGCCCCTCGTCGAAGGAGACGGCAGCCCCGTCCGAGCCATCTTAAGACAGTGGTAA
- a CDS encoding amino acid decarboxylase — MFEIIDKKAVMDIRERVAKGEHPRREILNFIKAAPVGTIFEIHLPHRGEPLIANLQSFGMNVIVNEIEPMHFRLMAVKLEQF, encoded by the coding sequence ATGTTTGAAATTATCGATAAAAAAGCTGTGATGGATATCCGGGAACGGGTTGCAAAGGGAGAGCACCCACGCAGAGAAATATTAAACTTTATTAAAGCAGCACCAGTGGGTACAATTTTCGAAATTCATTTGCCACATCGAGGTGAGCCATTAATTGCTAATTTGCAATCATTTGGCATGAACGTAATAGTCAATGAAATCGAACCGATGCATTTTCGGCTTATGGCTGTAAAATTGGAACAGTTTTAA
- a CDS encoding Crp/Fnr family transcriptional regulator, producing the protein MGCEHCCSHESSCITSVPVFKGMDKEDLQLLQKVTRSRRFSKGEFIFREGECSETLFVVKEGLMKLTKTSAEGKEQIVRLLFPGDFFGLFSLLRNEKHYVNAEAIGSPTVICYIEKEDFLKTMEKNADLSYRFLLAVNDRLYEADESVGFLSLMEVEQRLARALILFHDKMKARTGAFTLPITKKDLASFIGTTPESVSRKLLAFMSQKLIAMDGRRQIQILELDRLKEMAEMD; encoded by the coding sequence ATGGGCTGTGAACATTGTTGCTCGCATGAATCCTCATGCATCACATCTGTTCCCGTTTTTAAAGGGATGGATAAGGAAGACCTGCAATTATTACAAAAAGTCACAAGAAGCCGTCGTTTTTCAAAAGGGGAATTTATATTTCGTGAAGGTGAGTGTTCCGAAACATTATTTGTTGTAAAGGAAGGTTTGATGAAATTAACGAAAACATCAGCCGAAGGGAAAGAACAAATTGTCCGTTTGCTGTTTCCGGGGGATTTCTTTGGATTATTTTCCTTACTTCGAAATGAAAAACATTATGTAAATGCTGAAGCCATTGGAAGCCCTACAGTTATTTGTTATATCGAGAAAGAGGATTTTCTGAAGACGATGGAGAAGAATGCGGATTTATCCTACCGATTTTTACTGGCAGTTAATGACCGTCTCTATGAAGCCGATGAATCAGTTGGATTTTTAAGTTTAATGGAGGTCGAACAACGGCTGGCAAGGGCACTTATTCTTTTTCATGATAAAATGAAGGCTCGTACCGGGGCTTTTACTCTGCCAATCACAAAGAAGGATTTGGCCAGTTTTATCGGAACAACTCCAGAATCGGTAAGCAGGAAGCTGTTAGCGTTTATGTCACAAAAGCTAATTGCTATGGATGGACGTAGACAAATACAGATTCTAGAGCTGGACCGGCTAAAAGAGATGGCTGAAATGGATTAA
- a CDS encoding flavodoxin has protein sequence MNPSCLIVYASMTGNTEELATLISEGIQSTGTTVMIKDILEVDAADLENYDAILLGAYTWGDGDLPDEFLDFYDEMDRLNLTGKRAAAFGSCDSSYEHRGGAVDILAEKLAELGANVIHEGLKIDLSPSAAEREQCIKFGQFFSGKSFLSSKGGSLNAHDGIGIE, from the coding sequence ATGAATCCATCTTGTTTGATCGTTTATGCAAGTATGACAGGAAATACAGAGGAATTAGCTACTCTCATTTCGGAAGGTATTCAAAGTACCGGCACTACCGTCATGATCAAAGATATATTAGAAGTGGACGCAGCAGACCTAGAAAATTATGATGCAATATTGCTGGGCGCCTATACCTGGGGGGATGGAGACCTGCCAGATGAGTTTCTCGATTTCTATGATGAAATGGACCGTTTAAATTTAACAGGGAAAAGGGCGGCTGCCTTTGGCTCCTGTGACTCTTCATATGAGCATCGAGGGGGGGCGGTGGATATTTTAGCGGAAAAGCTCGCAGAACTAGGTGCAAATGTTATACATGAAGGATTAAAAATCGACCTTTCTCCCTCTGCTGCGGAAAGAGAACAATGTATAAAGTTTGGTCAATTCTTTAGCGGTAAATCATTTTTATCTAGTAAAGGAGGCAGTTTGAATGCGCATGATGGTATTGGCATTGAATAA
- a CDS encoding heavy-metal-associated domain-containing protein has translation MRMMVLALNNVACTGCIRKIKKQIQRTHGIEKVRIVTGTGKIQINFDEQIIQTEDINRSLNKWTLRTFD, from the coding sequence ATGCGCATGATGGTATTGGCATTGAATAATGTAGCCTGCACTGGCTGCATCCGCAAGATAAAAAAGCAAATTCAAAGGACCCACGGTATCGAAAAGGTAAGGATTGTAACCGGAACTGGGAAAATTCAAATTAACTTTGATGAACAGATCATTCAAACGGAGGACATTAACCGAAGCCTAAATAAATGGACATTACGAACATTTGATTAA
- a CDS encoding MBL fold metallo-hydrolase: MENKQDSKYEESFLPMTSIGNGIGIAVLPDVYCYTDQIVNLVVIGNPNVTNEFVLIDTGMPKSAGEIKEMIQERFGEAARPKAIVLTHGHFDHAGSIAMLLEDWDVPVYAHELELPYLTGKKDYPPGDPDVDSGLVAKMSPIFPNHGIDISAHVQKLPEDGTVPAMPDWKWIYTPGHTPGHISLFREQDGALIAGDAFVTVKQESLYKVITQTQEISGPPKYYTTDWDAAYESVKKLAGLKPQVAVTGHGLPMSGEELIENLTYLVEHFAEIGRPDSGRYVN, encoded by the coding sequence TTGGAAAACAAGCAGGATAGTAAATATGAGGAATCTTTTCTCCCGATGACCTCAATTGGCAATGGGATTGGTATTGCGGTTTTGCCGGATGTTTATTGTTATACGGACCAAATTGTCAATCTTGTCGTTATAGGAAATCCGAATGTGACAAATGAATTTGTCCTGATAGACACCGGGATGCCTAAGTCAGCGGGAGAAATAAAAGAAATGATTCAAGAGCGTTTTGGCGAGGCAGCACGCCCGAAAGCGATTGTGTTAACCCACGGTCACTTCGATCATGCAGGGTCAATTGCCATGCTATTGGAGGATTGGGATGTACCCGTGTATGCCCATGAACTGGAACTGCCCTATTTAACCGGTAAGAAAGATTATCCACCAGGGGATCCAGATGTGGACAGCGGACTTGTTGCTAAGATGTCTCCGATATTTCCAAACCATGGGATAGATATTAGTGCCCATGTACAAAAGCTCCCGGAGGATGGGACGGTTCCGGCAATGCCGGACTGGAAATGGATATACACCCCAGGCCATACCCCAGGTCATATCTCCTTATTCCGAGAACAGGACGGTGCGTTAATTGCCGGGGATGCCTTTGTGACCGTTAAGCAGGAGTCGCTATATAAGGTGATAACTCAAACACAGGAAATCAGCGGCCCGCCGAAGTATTACACCACTGATTGGGATGCTGCCTATGAATCGGTGAAAAAGTTAGCGGGATTAAAGCCGCAAGTAGCGGTAACCGGACATGGACTTCCTATGAGCGGTGAAGAATTAATCGAAAATCTAACCTATTTAGTGGAGCATTTCGCTGAAATCGGCCGGCCTGATAGTGGCAGGTATGTTAATTAA
- a CDS encoding DUF5658 family protein, whose amino-acid sequence MRLCLFLLVAGILDAVLTHFGIASGFVEEGNPMMKLVIEHSWSFFYFIKIFLPLLLLGLFYLRPFKGWIKRLIISTCVLYLSVLVYHIVWIALYFHTSA is encoded by the coding sequence ATGAGACTCTGTTTATTCCTGCTAGTTGCCGGTATACTCGATGCTGTCCTGACTCATTTTGGAATTGCTTCTGGATTTGTTGAAGAAGGGAACCCGATGATGAAGCTTGTCATTGAACACAGTTGGTCCTTTTTTTATTTTATTAAAATTTTCTTACCCCTTCTGCTGCTTGGTTTATTTTATCTCCGGCCTTTTAAAGGGTGGATTAAACGCCTAATCATCTCAACATGTGTCCTCTACCTCTCTGTTCTTGTGTATCATATTGTATGGATTGCCCTCTACTTTCATACTTCAGCGTGA
- a CDS encoding DEAD/DEAH box helicase, translated as MLTTLKPFLQEAWEKSGFQTPTSIQDTAIPLILESKDVIAESPTGTGKTLAYLLPLLNRIDANVPSLQAIVLASSQELVMQVYQEFQKWSEGSGIRGTSIIGGANLKRQLEKLKKRPHVIFATPGRLLELIKQKKVKMHEVKMVVLDEGDQLLIPEHLHTVQTIVKSTMSDRQVVLFSATMKPVTEKLAKEMTNEPEVLRIEKDELASSGEVEHIYFSCEPRDKIKLLEKIARLANSKSLAFINDIGEIQVFKEKLLFKELSIGVLHSDMKKLERQAALKSFRDGKMKMLIATDIAARGLDIQGVTHVVQIDSPKDITQYVHRAGRTGRMGANGTIISLVTEREERELKRYCRELTIPLDKRVFYQGQIVAEEARNQKQRR; from the coding sequence ATGTTAACTACATTAAAACCATTTTTGCAGGAGGCATGGGAAAAATCAGGTTTCCAAACGCCTACTTCCATCCAAGATACAGCAATTCCACTGATTCTAGAAAGTAAAGATGTCATTGCCGAGTCACCAACAGGAACCGGTAAGACACTTGCTTATTTACTTCCATTATTAAACAGAATAGATGCAAATGTGCCGTCTTTACAGGCAATAGTGCTTGCCTCTTCGCAGGAGCTAGTCATGCAGGTCTATCAGGAATTTCAAAAATGGTCGGAAGGCAGCGGGATTAGGGGCACCTCGATTATTGGCGGAGCAAACTTAAAACGGCAGCTCGAAAAATTAAAAAAGCGCCCGCATGTCATTTTTGCCACACCTGGCAGATTGTTGGAGCTAATCAAGCAGAAAAAAGTTAAAATGCACGAGGTAAAAATGGTTGTTCTTGATGAGGGAGATCAGCTTCTCATTCCCGAACATTTACACACGGTACAAACCATTGTAAAGTCGACAATGAGCGATCGCCAAGTTGTCTTATTTTCTGCAACGATGAAACCAGTAACAGAAAAGCTGGCAAAGGAAATGACCAACGAACCTGAAGTTCTTCGTATTGAAAAAGATGAACTGGCTTCGTCAGGGGAAGTAGAGCACATTTATTTTTCATGTGAGCCGAGAGATAAAATTAAACTGCTTGAAAAAATTGCCCGTTTAGCCAATAGCAAATCTCTCGCCTTTATTAACGATATTGGCGAAATTCAAGTGTTTAAAGAAAAATTGCTTTTTAAAGAATTATCTATCGGGGTCCTCCATAGTGACATGAAAAAGCTGGAACGTCAGGCCGCATTAAAGTCGTTCCGTGATGGAAAAATGAAAATGCTCATTGCTACAGATATTGCAGCCCGTGGACTGGATATCCAAGGGGTTACCCATGTTGTTCAGATTGATTCTCCAAAGGACATTACACAATATGTCCATAGAGCAGGGAGAACTGGACGAATGGGGGCAAACGGTACGATTATCTCGCTTGTGACCGAACGTGAAGAACGAGAACTTAAGCGCTATTGTCGTGAGTTAACCATTCCGCTTGATAAAAGAGTGTTTTACCAGGGACAAATTGTTGCTGAAGAAGCAAGAAATCAAAAACAGAGAAGATAA